From Cellulomonas dongxiuzhuiae, the proteins below share one genomic window:
- a CDS encoding rhamnogalacturonan lyase family protein, with amino-acid sequence MRRRSTAALATAAAAVTALGALATAPSATAAVACKVTYTVTNQWHGGFGADVRVDNLGDALTGWTLTWAFTGGQSVQQAWNGTATQSGAQVTVTNAAWNGAVGSGGQIAFGFNGASDGTTNPVPTSFALNGTTCTGSVTPTTAPTTATPTASPTQQPTPTSSPTPTQQPTPTSSPTPTAAPHPVPTTPVAGARQLEDLDRGLVSVRSGSGNLVQWRLLGYEDRGTGFHVYRDGTRITSSPVTGSTNHLDPGASATARYTVRAVENGAEQAASAPSLNLAGGYLDVAVQRPSSDHVINDGSVGDLDGDGDLDVVLKWDPSNAKDNSQAGVTGNVYLDGVTLQGQRLWRIDLGRNIRAGAHYTQFQVYDYDGDGRAEVAVKTADGTRSGTGQVIGNANADHRNGEGYVLSGPEYFTVFRGDTGAVGATTDYVPPRGTVSSWGDSYGNRVDRFLAGTAYVDGQRPSIIMARGYYTRAVVVAWDYRDGQLTRRWTFDSTSSTPGNSAYAGQGNHSLSVADVDGDGRDEIVYGAATIDDDGRGLWVNGTGHGDAGHVGDLVPSRPGLEYFKVTEDKAQPNMWVADARTGQTLWRSGTGADNGRGVAADVWAGSPGAEAWSSAEADLRNAANGAAVGRKPSSANFLAWWDGDPVRELLDGTKIDKYGTGGETRLLTGSDVRSNNGTKSTPVLSGDILGDWREEVVWARSDEGALRIYATPLTTSHRLPTLLHDPMYRVALAWQNTAYNQPPHPSFYLGDPFTAPPQQRLYVR; translated from the coding sequence ATGCGACGTCGCAGCACAGCAGCACTCGCGACGGCCGCCGCCGCCGTCACCGCGCTCGGCGCCCTCGCGACGGCCCCGTCGGCGACGGCCGCCGTGGCGTGCAAGGTCACCTACACGGTCACGAACCAGTGGCACGGCGGCTTCGGCGCCGACGTCCGCGTCGACAACCTCGGTGACGCCCTCACCGGCTGGACGCTGACCTGGGCGTTCACCGGCGGCCAGAGCGTGCAGCAGGCGTGGAACGGCACAGCGACGCAGTCCGGTGCGCAGGTGACCGTGACGAACGCCGCCTGGAACGGCGCCGTCGGGTCCGGCGGTCAGATCGCCTTCGGCTTCAACGGTGCGTCCGACGGCACGACGAACCCCGTGCCGACGTCGTTCGCCCTCAACGGGACGACGTGCACGGGGTCGGTCACGCCGACGACGGCCCCCACGACGGCCACGCCGACCGCGTCCCCCACGCAGCAGCCGACGCCCACGTCGTCGCCCACGCCCACGCAGCAGCCGACGCCCACGTCGTCCCCGACCCCGACCGCCGCACCGCACCCGGTCCCGACGACGCCCGTGGCCGGCGCGCGTCAGCTCGAGGACCTCGACCGCGGGCTGGTCTCCGTGCGGTCCGGCAGCGGCAACCTCGTGCAGTGGCGCCTGCTGGGCTACGAGGACCGCGGCACCGGGTTCCACGTCTACCGGGACGGCACGCGCATCACGTCGTCGCCGGTCACGGGCTCGACCAACCACCTCGACCCCGGCGCGTCGGCGACCGCCCGGTACACCGTGCGGGCCGTCGAGAACGGCGCCGAGCAGGCGGCGTCCGCGCCGTCGCTGAACCTGGCCGGCGGCTACCTCGACGTCGCCGTCCAGCGCCCGTCGTCCGACCACGTCATCAACGACGGGTCCGTCGGCGACCTCGACGGCGACGGCGACCTCGACGTCGTCCTGAAGTGGGACCCCTCGAACGCCAAGGACAACAGCCAGGCGGGCGTCACCGGCAACGTCTACCTCGACGGCGTGACGCTGCAGGGCCAGCGGCTGTGGCGCATCGACCTGGGCCGCAACATCCGCGCCGGTGCGCACTACACGCAGTTCCAGGTCTACGACTACGACGGCGACGGCAGGGCCGAGGTGGCCGTCAAGACCGCCGACGGCACGCGCTCGGGCACCGGGCAGGTCATCGGCAACGCCAACGCCGACCACCGCAACGGCGAGGGCTACGTGCTGTCCGGCCCCGAGTACTTCACGGTCTTCCGCGGCGACACCGGCGCGGTCGGCGCGACCACCGACTACGTGCCGCCCCGCGGGACGGTGTCGAGCTGGGGCGACTCCTACGGCAACCGCGTCGACCGGTTCCTCGCCGGGACCGCGTACGTCGACGGTCAGCGACCCTCGATCATCATGGCCCGCGGCTACTACACGCGTGCCGTCGTCGTCGCGTGGGACTACCGCGACGGGCAGCTCACGCGCCGGTGGACCTTCGACTCGACCAGCTCGACGCCCGGCAACTCGGCGTACGCCGGCCAGGGCAACCACTCGCTGTCGGTCGCGGACGTCGACGGCGACGGACGGGACGAGATCGTGTACGGCGCGGCGACGATCGACGACGACGGGCGCGGCCTGTGGGTCAACGGCACGGGGCACGGCGACGCCGGGCACGTGGGCGACCTCGTCCCGTCGCGGCCGGGGCTCGAGTACTTCAAGGTCACCGAGGACAAGGCCCAGCCGAACATGTGGGTGGCCGACGCGCGGACCGGCCAGACGCTGTGGCGCAGCGGCACGGGTGCGGACAACGGGCGTGGCGTCGCCGCCGACGTCTGGGCCGGCAGCCCCGGTGCGGAGGCGTGGTCGTCCGCCGAGGCGGATCTGCGCAACGCCGCGAACGGCGCGGCCGTGGGCCGCAAGCCGTCGTCGGCCAACTTCCTGGCCTGGTGGGACGGTGACCCCGTCCGCGAGCTGCTCGACGGCACCAAGATCGACAAGTACGGCACGGGCGGCGAGACGCGCCTGCTGACCGGGTCCGACGTGCGGTCGAACAACGGCACCAAGTCCACACCGGTCCTGTCGGGCGACATCCTCGGCGACTGGCGCGAGGAGGTGGTCTGGGCGCGGTCCGACGAGGGTGCGCTGCGGATCTACGCGACGCCGCTCACCACGTCGCACCGGCTGCCGACGCTGCTGCACGACCCGATGTACCGGGTCGCGCTGGCCTGGCAGAACA